From one Rhizobium sp. CIAT894 genomic stretch:
- a CDS encoding DUF3300 domain-containing protein, with the protein MKARYFRLLAGFSAITISSLPPVPWTYAQTAVPATKAEPVQAPAAEAAGLSDDELEVLVARIALYPDDLVAAISAASLFPLQVVEAARFLEAKKKNASLEPKSEWDGSVISLLNYPEVVKMMSDDLEWTQSLGDALTNQQKDVLIAIQQLRDEAIAKNIIKTDDKVTIVNEGDNVIIQPTNPEKVYIPQYAPEMFYEPNYAVEPISYYPDSYDNYYYPGAGFFAAAVTGVAWAAIVNWDDWGVWGGRWNGDVDIDCNDCFNNRNFNGKMNLNDVDWKNVDRSKLSIGKDQLNKLDRSAIRSNLQTDSRNQLKNQAGNLQRERTQSRGDVGARAADVRKNTAQGLKSNPKTSVGDTAKRANAPRADTRPANAGNRQANAAPKAKAKSGKPKMAAKADNRSRQQSALGNVQSGRREVVNSQRGGQSMGGGQRGAPRATQQRSRPPVSRGGGGGGRGGGGRGGGGRR; encoded by the coding sequence ATGAAAGCGAGATATTTCAGGCTGCTGGCCGGCTTTTCAGCCATAACAATCTCTTCCCTGCCGCCTGTGCCGTGGACTTACGCGCAGACTGCAGTGCCGGCCACCAAGGCCGAGCCCGTGCAGGCGCCGGCCGCAGAAGCGGCCGGGCTCTCCGACGACGAGCTCGAGGTTCTCGTGGCGCGTATCGCGCTTTATCCGGACGATCTCGTCGCAGCGATTTCGGCGGCTTCGCTGTTTCCGCTGCAGGTCGTCGAGGCGGCCCGTTTCCTGGAAGCCAAGAAAAAGAATGCCAGCCTCGAGCCGAAAAGCGAATGGGATGGAAGTGTGATTTCGCTGCTGAACTACCCGGAGGTCGTCAAGATGATGAGCGACGATCTCGAGTGGACCCAGTCGCTCGGAGACGCACTGACCAATCAGCAGAAGGATGTCCTCATCGCAATCCAGCAGCTTCGCGACGAAGCCATTGCGAAGAACATCATCAAGACGGACGACAAGGTCACCATCGTCAACGAGGGCGACAACGTCATCATCCAGCCCACCAACCCGGAGAAGGTCTACATCCCGCAATATGCGCCTGAAATGTTCTACGAGCCGAATTATGCCGTCGAGCCGATCTCCTATTATCCGGATTCCTACGACAACTACTATTATCCCGGGGCAGGCTTCTTCGCTGCTGCCGTGACCGGCGTCGCCTGGGCTGCGATCGTCAATTGGGACGACTGGGGCGTGTGGGGCGGGCGTTGGAACGGTGATGTCGACATCGACTGCAACGATTGCTTCAACAACCGCAATTTCAATGGAAAAATGAACTTGAACGATGTCGACTGGAAGAATGTCGATCGCAGCAAGTTGAGCATTGGCAAGGATCAACTGAACAAGCTCGATCGGTCGGCGATCCGTTCCAATCTCCAGACGGACAGCCGCAACCAGCTCAAGAACCAGGCGGGCAACCTCCAGAGGGAGCGAACCCAGTCGAGGGGCGATGTCGGGGCCCGAGCCGCGGATGTTCGAAAGAATACCGCGCAGGGGCTGAAGTCAAATCCGAAAACGTCAGTGGGCGACACGGCCAAACGCGCCAACGCGCCACGCGCCGACACCCGTCCTGCAAACGCAGGCAATCGTCAGGCCAATGCTGCCCCGAAGGCGAAAGCGAAATCCGGCAAGCCCAAGATGGCCGCGAAAGCCGATAACCGGAGCCGCCAGCAGAGCGCACTCGGGAATGTCCAATCGGGTCGCCGCGAGGTGGTGAACTCCCAGCGCGGCGGACAAAGCATGGGTGGTGGCCAGCGCGGCGCACCGCGGGCAACGCAGCAACGCTCTCGACCGCCCGTTTCACGTGGCGGTGGCGGGGGCGGACGCGGCGGCGGTGGGCGTGGCGGCGGCGGCCGCCGCTGA
- a CDS encoding DUF3302 domain-containing protein — MFLDYFALGVLFFTVITLFYAVIAIHDIPHIIAKKRNHPHQDAIHVAGWVSLFTLHAIWPFLFIWATLYREDRGWGIKPDGKLAEEVEANAEIARLQARIAELEAQPLEREKA, encoded by the coding sequence GTGTTTCTGGACTATTTTGCACTCGGGGTGCTGTTTTTCACGGTCATAACGCTTTTCTACGCCGTGATCGCGATCCATGACATTCCTCACATCATCGCGAAGAAACGCAATCACCCGCATCAAGACGCCATTCATGTTGCCGGCTGGGTAAGCCTCTTTACCCTGCACGCCATATGGCCGTTTCTGTTCATCTGGGCCACCCTTTATCGAGAGGACCGCGGTTGGGGGATCAAGCCCGACGGCAAACTGGCGGAGGAAGTGGAGGCTAACGCCGAAATAGCACGCCTTCAAGCCCGGATCGCCGAACTCGAAGCCCAACCGCTGGAGAGGGAGAAAGCCTGA
- a CDS encoding HlyD family secretion protein has protein sequence MDLLLILTYAAICWTIFKVFRIPVNQWTLSTAVLGGIFLISALLLIMSYNHPYSGDGRIYFTSAPVIPTVGGQVVEVPVQPDTPLKKGDVLFRIDPRPYQFVVDQKRAALAEAKQTVLQLKSALDAANSAVTGAEASRDRSLQSFEKFQQSNENAKASGKGAVFSELEVENRRGIYLTSEAAVETARAQAAQARLAYESDINGTNPTVARLEAELGNAEYDLDQTTVRAPSSGYVAQVFLRPGMMANPLPLRPVMVFINSEDRTLAAAFIQNSLQRVRVGDEAEVSFKAVPGKIFKARIQGIIDVMAQGQLQPSGALIDPQSPERASPGQTLARIEILEDTSKYQLPGGVVADVAVYTEHWHHVAVLRKVLLRMSSWMNFVFLEH, from the coding sequence ATGGACCTGCTTCTCATTCTCACCTATGCCGCAATCTGCTGGACGATCTTCAAAGTCTTCCGAATTCCGGTAAACCAATGGACGCTTTCCACGGCAGTCCTGGGCGGCATCTTCCTGATCTCAGCGCTCCTGCTGATCATGAGCTACAATCATCCCTATTCGGGCGACGGGCGCATTTACTTTACCTCCGCGCCGGTCATTCCGACGGTTGGCGGCCAGGTCGTGGAGGTCCCGGTCCAGCCCGACACGCCGTTGAAGAAAGGCGATGTCCTCTTTCGTATCGACCCGCGACCCTATCAGTTCGTCGTCGACCAGAAGAGAGCCGCTCTGGCGGAGGCCAAACAGACTGTCCTTCAACTGAAATCTGCGCTCGATGCCGCGAACTCGGCCGTGACAGGTGCCGAAGCCTCCCGCGACCGCTCCCTGCAAAGCTTCGAGAAATTCCAGCAATCGAACGAGAACGCCAAAGCGAGCGGCAAAGGCGCTGTCTTTTCCGAACTCGAAGTCGAGAACCGGCGAGGCATCTATCTGACATCGGAAGCCGCGGTCGAGACCGCACGGGCGCAGGCGGCGCAAGCCAGGCTCGCGTATGAATCGGATATCAACGGCACCAACCCGACGGTCGCACGCCTGGAGGCCGAATTGGGCAATGCGGAATACGACCTCGATCAGACGACGGTTCGCGCTCCGAGCAGCGGCTACGTGGCGCAGGTCTTCCTGCGGCCGGGAATGATGGCAAACCCGCTGCCCTTGCGGCCGGTCATGGTCTTCATCAACAGTGAAGACCGGACATTGGCTGCCGCCTTCATCCAGAACTCGCTGCAGCGGGTCCGGGTTGGCGATGAGGCCGAAGTCTCGTTCAAGGCTGTGCCCGGCAAGATATTCAAGGCCCGGATCCAGGGCATCATCGATGTGATGGCACAGGGCCAGCTTCAGCCGTCGGGAGCATTGATCGATCCGCAGTCGCCCGAACGCGCCTCACCGGGTCAAACGCTGGCCCGCATCGAGATCCTCGAGGATACCAGCAAATACCAGCTGCCGGGCGGCGTCGTTGCCGACGTCGCCGTCTACACTGAGCACTGGCATCACGTCGCCGTTCTCCGCAAGGTTCTTCTGCGGATGAGCAGTTGGATGAACTTCGTTTTCCTTGAGCATTGA
- a CDS encoding SulP family inorganic anion transporter, translated as MIGSFGIPMLKGLEGFNRNWLRNDIPAGLSIAAVGLPSAIAYPAIAGLPPETGIYASIVAPIAYAIFGPSRLLVVGPDAATMTVLAAAMATIIAVEPAAAGVDRIAIASALALGVGVFCLAARFLRLGVVANFLSRPILVGFFAGVSLSILVGQINRFTGVKIESDGLVPPILEIVRKSGSIHWPSLIFGLSMFALLWVVRAARLKVPGPVLVVVVSVILSAVFDFQGRGIAVVGDIPRGLPRFSLPALYEMPLDKIVLGSAAVFLVSFGAGIVAARSFGTRAGQEVDANQELIGLGAANFAPGLFGSFPISVSDSRTAINMSAGGVSQAAGLVSAATLIAALVFLHSALRILPLPALAAILAMAAIGLIDIGELKKVWRISRMEFVFALITMWGAISFGVLNGVIVAIAATLVYLLRKTMYPRDSLLGRIEGREGFFDLARFPQARPQEGVAICLIQGNILFFNADYVRTRLLTIGTELAQGTRSLLLDASAISHIDSTGAAALDVVAETLSKQNVTFAIADLNEESRELLDRAGVITAIGPGNIFSDKDEAMAALKPVREAILDKTEETNGPVQGHERREL; from the coding sequence GTGATTGGAAGTTTCGGCATACCGATGCTGAAGGGGCTGGAGGGCTTCAACCGAAACTGGCTTCGAAACGATATCCCTGCCGGGCTGTCGATTGCAGCCGTCGGACTGCCAAGCGCGATTGCCTACCCCGCGATTGCCGGCCTGCCCCCCGAAACGGGGATCTATGCGAGCATCGTCGCGCCGATCGCCTACGCCATTTTCGGGCCGTCCCGCCTGCTGGTCGTCGGGCCGGATGCGGCAACCATGACCGTTCTCGCCGCCGCGATGGCAACGATCATCGCGGTAGAGCCGGCAGCCGCAGGCGTGGACCGCATCGCGATAGCATCCGCCTTGGCGCTTGGCGTCGGAGTGTTCTGCCTTGCCGCCAGGTTTTTGAGGCTGGGGGTCGTGGCCAACTTTCTCTCCCGCCCAATTCTCGTCGGATTCTTTGCCGGCGTATCCTTGTCGATCCTCGTCGGCCAGATCAATCGCTTCACCGGGGTCAAGATCGAGTCCGACGGGCTGGTTCCGCCGATCCTCGAAATAGTGCGCAAAAGCGGTTCGATCCACTGGCCGTCGCTGATTTTCGGCCTGTCGATGTTCGCGCTGTTGTGGGTAGTCCGGGCCGCACGTCTCAAGGTGCCAGGCCCTGTTCTTGTCGTTGTCGTCTCGGTGATCCTGTCTGCGGTCTTCGACTTCCAGGGGCGCGGCATAGCCGTCGTGGGCGACATCCCTCGCGGCCTGCCGAGGTTTTCGCTTCCTGCCCTTTACGAGATGCCGCTCGACAAGATCGTCCTTGGCTCCGCCGCTGTTTTCCTCGTCAGCTTCGGAGCGGGGATCGTCGCCGCCCGCAGTTTCGGCACGCGTGCCGGACAGGAGGTGGACGCGAACCAGGAATTGATCGGCCTCGGGGCGGCGAATTTCGCCCCCGGCCTTTTCGGTTCGTTTCCGATCAGCGTCTCGGATTCGAGAACGGCAATCAATATGTCTGCAGGCGGCGTGTCGCAGGCGGCTGGACTTGTCTCCGCAGCCACGCTGATTGCGGCTCTCGTCTTTCTGCACAGCGCCTTGCGAATATTGCCCCTGCCCGCGCTTGCGGCCATTCTGGCAATGGCGGCGATTGGCCTGATCGACATCGGCGAACTGAAAAAAGTCTGGCGCATCAGCCGAATGGAATTCGTCTTCGCGCTGATCACCATGTGGGGCGCAATCAGCTTCGGCGTTCTCAACGGCGTCATTGTCGCCATTGCCGCAACCCTCGTCTATCTCTTGCGCAAGACCATGTATCCGCGCGACAGCCTTCTTGGCAGGATCGAGGGCCGGGAGGGTTTCTTTGATCTCGCCCGCTTTCCCCAGGCGCGCCCGCAAGAGGGAGTCGCGATATGCCTGATCCAGGGCAACATTCTGTTCTTCAACGCCGATTATGTCCGCACACGGCTGCTGACCATCGGCACGGAGCTTGCGCAGGGCACCAGATCCCTGTTGCTGGACGCAAGCGCCATCTCCCATATCGACAGCACCGGCGCAGCGGCCCTCGATGTCGTCGCCGAAACGCTCTCGAAACAGAACGTCACCTTCGCGATAGCCGATCTCAACGAGGAGAGCCGCGAACTGCTCGACCGCGCCGGCGTGATCACGGCTATCGGCCCGGGGAACATTTTCTCCGACAAGGATGAGGCAATGGCGGCCCTTAAACCGGTACGCGAGGCAATTCTCGACAAGACGGAAGAAACGAATGGCCCCGTCCAGGGGCATGAACGGAGGGAGTTATGA
- the ppk2 gene encoding polyphosphate kinase 2 yields MNKGYDTNIEDAVAEAKRKDKDKDKDKKKRSWNYEKELLRLQVEIAHLQAWVKKSGARIVIIFEGRDAAGKGGMIKRITEKVSPRVFRVIALPAPTDREKSQIYMQRYITYLPAAGEIVIFDRSWYNRPGVDRVMGFCSEKKAERFLELAPRFEAAIVESGIILLKYFLTVSEEEQERRFKRRIDDPLRQWKLSPMDVESYQRWWDYTKAYDAMLRMTDSNHAPWWIVPSDDKKQARINCISHILQSIPYERVKFEAPDLGKRQKRPGGYVEDQSVRHVVPDVTAR; encoded by the coding sequence ATGAACAAGGGGTACGACACAAATATAGAAGATGCCGTGGCCGAAGCGAAACGCAAAGACAAGGACAAGGACAAGGACAAGAAGAAGAGATCCTGGAACTACGAAAAGGAACTCCTTCGTCTACAGGTGGAAATCGCTCATCTGCAGGCCTGGGTGAAGAAATCAGGCGCCCGGATCGTCATCATCTTCGAAGGTCGCGATGCCGCCGGCAAGGGCGGAATGATCAAGCGCATCACCGAGAAGGTCAGTCCACGCGTCTTTCGCGTCATCGCGCTGCCCGCCCCGACCGATCGCGAGAAGTCGCAGATCTACATGCAGCGCTACATCACCTACCTGCCGGCCGCAGGCGAAATCGTGATCTTCGACCGCAGCTGGTACAACAGGCCGGGAGTGGACCGGGTGATGGGCTTCTGCAGCGAAAAGAAGGCCGAGCGTTTTCTCGAACTTGCGCCTCGCTTCGAGGCCGCGATCGTCGAAAGCGGCATCATTCTGCTTAAATATTTCCTCACCGTTAGCGAGGAGGAGCAGGAGCGGCGCTTCAAGCGCCGGATCGACGATCCGCTCCGGCAATGGAAATTGAGCCCGATGGACGTCGAATCCTATCAACGCTGGTGGGATTATACGAAGGCCTACGATGCGATGCTGCGGATGACCGACAGCAACCACGCGCCGTGGTGGATCGTTCCGTCGGATGACAAAAAACAAGCCCGCATAAACTGCATCTCCCACATCCTGCAGTCGATACCCTATGAGCGCGTCAAATTCGAGGCGCCGGATCTCGGCAAGCGGCAGAAACGCCCGGGCGGATATGTCGAAGATCAGAGCGTTCGGCATGTCGTTCCCGACGTGACCGCGCGGTGA
- a CDS encoding AI-2E family transporter, whose amino-acid sequence MNLEQTRGEALKPADIMQTSIETRVSDLVRLGIIALFAYWSFRLVAPFALIVIWSAILAIAMFPLHRMLARALGNRPVLSATIIVVACLLLVIAPLSLVAVNFADAAQALIARLRTDSFALPSAPQGIREWPVVGERVYAAWNQIASNLAASITKFQAPLREIAGVVLTKLASIGAGLLGFIVSVVLSGFLMATGERLSSIVSALANRVAGDRGVGFAKLAATTVRNVSRGVIGVAFLQTLLCGLCFVIFDLPARGALTFAVFILCVMQIGPGLVLIPAIIWAWFSWPVSTSLAFTLIATPITLLDNVLKPLLMARGLTTPMSVILIGVIGGTLSYGLLGLFLGPIVLSVFYELLRSWAWPSPKDDSPANGVEGDDIVDQTDTC is encoded by the coding sequence ATGAATCTGGAGCAGACACGGGGCGAGGCGTTGAAGCCCGCCGACATAATGCAGACTTCGATCGAGACACGGGTCAGCGATCTCGTGCGGCTGGGAATCATCGCCCTGTTCGCCTACTGGTCCTTCCGTCTGGTCGCCCCGTTCGCGCTGATCGTCATCTGGTCGGCAATATTGGCGATCGCGATGTTTCCTTTACACCGGATGCTTGCGCGCGCCCTCGGAAACCGTCCGGTCCTTTCTGCAACGATCATCGTCGTCGCCTGTCTCCTCCTCGTCATTGCTCCGCTGTCGCTTGTTGCCGTCAATTTTGCCGATGCGGCACAAGCTCTCATCGCAAGATTAAGGACGGACAGTTTTGCCTTGCCTTCGGCTCCTCAAGGCATCCGGGAATGGCCGGTCGTCGGTGAACGTGTCTATGCCGCCTGGAACCAGATCGCCAGCAACCTCGCTGCATCGATCACGAAGTTTCAGGCGCCTCTGCGCGAGATCGCCGGCGTCGTCCTCACCAAACTCGCCTCGATCGGCGCCGGCCTCTTGGGCTTCATCGTTTCCGTCGTGCTGTCCGGTTTTCTGATGGCAACAGGCGAACGACTGAGTTCGATCGTGTCAGCGCTTGCCAACAGAGTTGCCGGCGACAGGGGCGTTGGTTTCGCCAAGCTCGCGGCCACAACCGTGCGCAACGTCTCACGCGGCGTCATTGGCGTCGCCTTCCTGCAAACGCTGCTATGTGGGCTCTGCTTCGTCATCTTTGATTTGCCGGCAAGAGGCGCGTTGACCTTTGCGGTCTTCATCCTGTGCGTCATGCAAATCGGCCCTGGCCTCGTCCTGATTCCCGCGATCATCTGGGCCTGGTTTTCCTGGCCGGTTTCGACATCCCTGGCATTTACTCTCATCGCGACGCCCATCACGCTCCTCGACAACGTGCTCAAACCTCTTCTCATGGCACGAGGTTTGACGACACCGATGTCTGTGATCCTCATTGGCGTCATCGGGGGCACGCTGTCGTACGGCTTGCTCGGGCTCTTCCTCGGCCCGATCGTCCTCAGCGTATTTTACGAACTGCTGCGAAGCTGGGCCTGGCCCTCGCCAAAAGACGACAGCCCGGCAAACGGAGTCGAAGGGGATGACATCGTCGATCAAACCGATACCTGCTGA
- a CDS encoding mechanosensitive ion channel family protein, with amino-acid sequence MRWIAAIALFLVLAINAQAQTPAAPGQQKIDELVRLLQDPEVQSLLEARKSQPAPEPPEEMLFAWKTAMRARFDATLAALPRIPAEVGAAATRTRQDALSAGYAPVFVILLCLLAAGVIAERLYLRARAGAASLTTKFLSLAVFTFSMGLVFFALRWPPLTEATLMLALAGIIAFRAVSIAIDFAVTRPEIRKRIRLFLGVLIVAMASAMLAKPIGIDPAVSRAISWCFSLVLVILAIEGVVSGVAMSLKARLAIVLSVLILWLVWSIGLTGLFMIGVYMLLLPPLLKIVGNAAETASQAEPRSVRQVLFVRGSRAIVLLLAVASLAAVSRTSTTSIIAGNPAAQAIAYGLLKSVIVLLLADLVWHLSRAWIDRMLASAPEGAAPSPAESARRARVRTLLPIFRNMLAVLVAVMAALIVLAQLGVEIGPLIAGAGIFGVALGFGSQTLVKDVISGVFYMLDDAFRVGEYIQSGSYKGTVEGFSLRSVRLRHHRGPVFTVPFGALGAVENMSRDWVIDKFRISVGFDTDINKARKIAKAIGAELQADPEVGPLFIEPLKMKGVEEFGDYGIVLSFAMTTVPGQQTYIRRKAYLMIREAFKAAGIAFATPSVQVGGDEKTGAAAAMIAARDRQEKTATAAEG; translated from the coding sequence ATGAGATGGATCGCAGCAATAGCCCTTTTTCTTGTCCTTGCGATCAATGCGCAAGCGCAGACGCCCGCCGCGCCGGGCCAGCAGAAGATCGATGAACTCGTCCGACTACTCCAGGATCCCGAGGTGCAGTCCTTGCTCGAAGCTCGAAAATCTCAGCCTGCCCCGGAACCGCCGGAAGAGATGTTGTTTGCGTGGAAAACTGCTATGCGGGCGCGCTTCGACGCGACACTGGCCGCCCTTCCTCGCATACCGGCAGAGGTCGGGGCGGCCGCGACCCGAACGAGGCAAGACGCACTCTCCGCGGGATATGCGCCGGTTTTCGTGATCCTGCTGTGCCTCCTGGCCGCTGGTGTGATCGCCGAGCGGCTCTATCTCCGGGCAAGAGCCGGGGCCGCATCGTTGACGACCAAGTTTCTGTCACTGGCGGTGTTCACCTTCTCGATGGGGCTGGTCTTCTTTGCGCTGCGGTGGCCGCCACTCACCGAGGCGACTTTGATGCTCGCCCTCGCCGGCATCATCGCCTTTCGTGCAGTGTCGATCGCGATCGACTTCGCCGTGACCCGCCCTGAAATCCGAAAACGAATCCGGCTTTTCCTGGGGGTGCTTATCGTTGCGATGGCGAGCGCCATGCTCGCAAAGCCGATCGGCATCGATCCGGCAGTGTCACGTGCCATCTCCTGGTGCTTCTCGCTCGTGCTCGTGATCCTTGCTATCGAAGGTGTGGTGTCGGGAGTGGCCATGAGCCTCAAGGCGAGGCTGGCTATCGTCCTCTCCGTCCTGATCCTCTGGCTGGTATGGTCGATCGGTCTCACCGGGCTTTTCATGATCGGCGTCTACATGCTCCTGCTGCCGCCGCTGCTGAAGATCGTCGGAAACGCCGCCGAGACTGCCAGTCAGGCCGAGCCGCGAAGCGTTCGGCAGGTCCTCTTTGTGCGCGGAAGCCGAGCGATCGTCCTTCTGCTTGCAGTGGCCTCGCTTGCGGCCGTCTCGAGAACCAGCACGACGTCCATTATCGCAGGCAATCCCGCCGCGCAGGCGATCGCATATGGTCTCCTGAAGAGCGTGATTGTCCTCCTGCTCGCCGATCTCGTCTGGCACCTTTCAAGGGCATGGATCGATCGGATGCTGGCTTCGGCACCCGAAGGTGCCGCGCCCTCCCCTGCCGAGAGCGCCCGGCGCGCGCGAGTGCGCACTCTGCTTCCGATCTTCCGCAACATGTTGGCCGTATTGGTCGCCGTGATGGCGGCATTGATCGTTCTTGCGCAGCTCGGCGTCGAAATCGGGCCGCTCATCGCAGGCGCCGGGATCTTCGGTGTGGCGCTGGGTTTCGGATCACAGACCCTCGTCAAGGACGTCATCAGCGGCGTCTTCTATATGCTCGACGACGCCTTCAGGGTCGGTGAATATATCCAGAGCGGGAGCTACAAGGGCACGGTGGAAGGGTTCAGTCTCCGCTCCGTCCGCCTCCGCCACCATCGCGGGCCCGTCTTCACCGTGCCTTTCGGCGCACTTGGCGCAGTCGAGAATATGAGCCGCGACTGGGTGATCGACAAGTTCAGGATATCGGTCGGATTCGACACCGACATCAACAAGGCGCGCAAGATCGCCAAGGCGATCGGCGCCGAACTACAGGCGGATCCGGAAGTCGGCCCGCTGTTCATAGAACCGCTCAAGATGAAGGGTGTCGAAGAATTCGGCGACTACGGCATCGTGCTGAGTTTCGCGATGACGACGGTCCCCGGTCAGCAGACCTACATCCGCCGCAAGGCCTATTTGATGATCCGCGAGGCATTCAAGGCCGCCGGTATCGCATTCGCAACGCCGAGCGTGCAGGTGGGCGGGGATGAGAAGACGGGAGCCGCCGCCGCGATGATCGCCGCACGGGACCGCCAGGAAAAGACCGCCACCGCCGCGGAGGGCTAA
- a CDS encoding M23 family metallopeptidase, producing the protein MMTEKMMIRSLGNEPPLLADGRRAPDRREVSLRWLSGTFLTGITSSVLMGVALFAALDGRQQLAIPAEAYASAAADAHEDTAVVRGGRLIAPAIAAKPSDRAIMEVSTVVHDGEKEVVRRQPFAHVKMTLAANHVATEDYPDFDPLAIFSADEPQPAPQSRTGAIYGSDVESEVSLKTIPFPTGKSSMKMASGLSLEEVEENVRSNGSVLTDGNTQLAALYYVDPRRFSNEDADVDLTAGLSARVLEQNMTVSASESITPQTEEFADDILPVRVDTPIAKALTDSGYPQQYADGIAGFISQQLGSTDLDKGDVLRIGIIQKGEQAKIIRASVYRGTRHLVTVAVDDKGRYVPGSEPPMLDAIATAFDDNSFAPPPGQNLPRVYDGIYRAALSYGMTKDMTALIIKLLASNVDFQAQLRPTDSLEAFFSVADSAGQATEDSELLYVNARFGDTQTRFYRFQDPDDGTVDYFDESGKSIRQFLLRNPVPNGIFKSGFGMRRHPILGFARMHTGVDWAAPRGTAIIAAGNGTVEKAGWDSGGYGNQTIIRHANGYESSYNHQSAIAKGVIPGAKIRQGQVIGWVGTTGESTGPHLHYELIVNGTKVDPLRIRLPGGKSLQGEALAKFEDERKRIDTLLNNQTSDQVASK; encoded by the coding sequence ATGATGACGGAGAAAATGATGATCCGCTCGTTGGGCAACGAGCCTCCGCTTCTGGCTGATGGCAGGCGCGCGCCCGATCGGCGCGAGGTTTCCCTGCGCTGGCTCTCGGGCACGTTCCTCACCGGCATTACCTCCTCCGTCCTGATGGGCGTCGCGCTTTTTGCCGCGCTTGACGGCCGCCAGCAACTGGCGATCCCCGCCGAAGCCTATGCAAGTGCAGCGGCAGACGCGCACGAGGATACGGCGGTGGTGCGCGGCGGAAGGCTGATTGCACCTGCCATCGCCGCAAAACCGTCCGACCGGGCCATCATGGAAGTTTCGACCGTCGTCCACGACGGCGAGAAGGAAGTCGTGCGCCGCCAGCCCTTCGCGCATGTGAAGATGACGCTGGCCGCCAATCATGTGGCGACCGAGGATTATCCCGACTTCGATCCCCTGGCGATTTTTTCCGCCGACGAGCCGCAGCCCGCCCCGCAAAGCCGCACCGGCGCGATTTACGGTTCCGATGTCGAATCCGAAGTCAGCCTGAAGACCATCCCCTTCCCCACAGGCAAGTCCAGCATGAAGATGGCGTCCGGCCTGTCACTGGAGGAAGTCGAAGAGAATGTGCGCTCCAACGGCTCGGTGCTGACCGACGGCAACACCCAGCTTGCAGCCCTCTATTACGTCGATCCGCGCCGTTTCTCGAACGAGGATGCCGATGTCGATCTGACGGCCGGCCTGTCGGCTCGTGTGCTCGAGCAGAACATGACGGTCTCCGCATCGGAATCGATCACGCCACAGACCGAGGAGTTCGCCGACGACATCCTGCCGGTGCGCGTCGACACGCCGATCGCCAAGGCGCTGACGGATTCAGGCTATCCGCAGCAATATGCCGATGGCATTGCCGGTTTTATCTCGCAGCAACTGGGATCCACCGATCTCGACAAGGGCGACGTGCTGCGCATCGGCATCATCCAGAAGGGCGAACAGGCAAAGATCATCCGGGCCAGCGTCTATCGCGGCACGCGCCATCTCGTCACCGTGGCCGTCGACGACAAGGGCAGATACGTGCCTGGAAGCGAGCCGCCGATGCTGGACGCCATCGCCACCGCCTTCGATGACAATTCCTTCGCGCCGCCGCCCGGCCAGAACCTGCCGCGTGTCTATGACGGCATCTACCGCGCAGCCCTTTCCTACGGCATGACCAAGGATATGACGGCGCTGATCATCAAACTGCTTGCCAGCAATGTCGATTTCCAAGCGCAGCTGCGGCCGACAGACAGTCTCGAGGCCTTCTTCTCCGTCGCCGACAGCGCCGGTCAGGCGACCGAGGATTCCGAACTGCTCTACGTCAATGCCCGTTTCGGCGATACGCAGACGCGCTTCTACCGCTTCCAGGATCCCGACGACGGCACGGTCGATTATTTCGACGAGAGCGGCAAGAGCATCCGTCAGTTCCTGCTGCGTAATCCGGTTCCGAACGGCATCTTCAAATCGGGCTTCGGCATGCGCCGCCACCCGATCCTCGGTTTTGCCCGCATGCACACCGGCGTCGATTGGGCAGCACCCCGCGGCACCGCAATCATTGCCGCCGGCAACGGCACGGTCGAAAAAGCCGGCTGGGATTCCGGCGGTTACGGCAATCAGACGATCATCCGTCATGCCAACGGCTACGAATCCTCCTACAATCACCAGAGCGCCATCGCCAAAGGCGTCATCCCCGGCGCCAAGATCCGCCAGGGTCAGGTGATCGGCTGGGTCGGCACGACAGGCGAGTCCACCGGACCGCACCTGCACTACGAGCTGATCGTCAACGGCACCAAAGTCGATCCGTTGCGCATCCGCCTGCCAGGCGGCAAGTCGCTGCAGGGCGAAGCGCTGGCGAAATTCGAGGACGAGCGCAAGCGCATCGATACGCTGCTGAACAACCAGACGTCGGATCAGGTAGCGAGCAAGTAG